One genomic region from Diabrotica undecimpunctata isolate CICGRU chromosome 9, icDiaUnde3, whole genome shotgun sequence encodes:
- the Aptx gene encoding aprataxin — translation MAKSTNNSWQQGLVRTMKNPKAVVTSDDLVTVINDLYPKAEVHFLVLPKENISSLTALNQDHIDLLRHIERAGQTVIKEEGHSHRKFKMGFHADPNMYRLHMHVISDDFNSTCLKHKKHWNSFTTDFFLKPEDVIESLETHGKVRIPSPAECKALLATPLKCHKCDHRPRNMPDLKEHILSHV, via the exons ATGGCTAAATCTACTAACAACTCTTGGCAGCAAGGTCTTGTTAGAACAATGAAGAATCCTAAAGCAGTAGTCACTTCTGACGATTTAGTAACAGTGATAAATGACCTATATCCCAAAGCAGAGGTACACTTTTTAGTCTTGCCCAAAGAAAATATCAGTTCCCTGACTGCATTAAACCAGGATCACATAGATTTATTAAGACATATTGAAAGAGCAGGTCAAACAGTTATTAAGGAGGAAGGACACTCACATAGAAAATTCAAAATGGGTTTCCATGCCGACCCTAATATGTATAGGTTGCATATGCATGTTATTAGTGACGATTTTAATTCTAcatgtttaaaacataaaaagcACTGGAATTCATTTACAACAGACTTTTTTTTGAAACCAGAag ATGTAATAGAAAGTTTAGAAACCCATGGAAAAGTTCGCATACCTTCTCCAGCTGAATGTAAGGCTCTTCTAGCAACTCCCCTGAAATGCCACAAGTGTGACCATAGACCAAGAAATATGCCGGATTTAAAGGAACATATTTTATCACacgtataa